A genomic window from Leptolyngbya sp. BL0902 includes:
- a CDS encoding caspase family protein: MTLNRRTFLQGAILALGALGVGGGSLVWPASYAQALGKPARRKLALLIGINQYPDRAISPTPGQDIVLKGCLTDVEMQRQLLIHRFGFAPSDILTLTNQAATRQGILNALDQHLVQQAQADDVVLLHFSGYGSQVRWDGNPSRTYRTWVPVDGRLPSSDQPALNDLFEVEISAILRRVATANLTTVIDAGSQDTGYLRWGNMKVRSRPTVPTGHLPEPFLGTVEGAREGETPWPGLLLRANTPGSLVLEGPWDGFSAGLFTYALTQGLWEAAADPNPKLLIQRTGDRLQRWTGPDEVPTLGNVLVPKAVTMPYSLPPDQPNAAGIAQPADQRSLDLWLGGLSPELLPYLQPGSRFTIPNPLAADAATSTESTVPDVFPDPGLDLRLESRTGLHGIAKPVMADAPLPTTAQPLYETVRLLPTNLSLGVALDAQLKRVERVDATSALAGLPFVTAQTAGDHSADALFGRLPLGPVGRANESDRPASPDRQTESSYGLFAPNRTLVPGTMLAKDEAVKTAITRLTPTLRSLLALKLIRLTQNRFASGLAASVAVEAVGPKPTVLLRQQTEASRRTHPGLTDPGNGPTRLNLPRDTRFQYRITNHSAVPLYVMVIRFNSQGDCSALVVPPEESGNTDETQLILPPLAPRQTLLVPNQANGWGILGSTAWVETHIVLSAQPLTYSLAVLAADGALPPPQADLQRVEQPLKFAQALLQDLHHDDALPEGRSVGDVYALDHRQWATLHVSYGITLS; the protein is encoded by the coding sequence CAAGCCCTCGGCAAACCTGCCCGTCGCAAGCTGGCCCTATTGATTGGCATTAACCAGTACCCAGATCGGGCCATTAGCCCCACCCCTGGTCAAGACATTGTCCTCAAGGGGTGCCTCACCGATGTGGAGATGCAGCGGCAGTTGCTTATCCACCGCTTTGGCTTTGCGCCCTCGGATATCCTCACCCTCACGAATCAGGCGGCGACCCGCCAGGGCATCCTCAACGCCCTCGATCAGCACCTCGTTCAGCAGGCCCAGGCCGACGACGTGGTGCTGCTGCATTTCAGCGGCTACGGTAGCCAAGTGCGCTGGGACGGCAACCCCAGCCGCACCTACCGCACCTGGGTGCCCGTGGATGGACGCCTGCCCAGCAGCGATCAGCCCGCCCTAAATGACCTGTTTGAGGTGGAAATTTCGGCCATTCTGCGACGGGTGGCCACAGCTAATCTGACCACGGTGATCGACGCCGGAAGCCAGGATACGGGCTATCTGCGCTGGGGCAATATGAAGGTGCGATCTCGGCCCACGGTGCCCACGGGCCACTTGCCGGAACCTTTCTTGGGCACGGTGGAAGGAGCCAGAGAAGGCGAAACCCCTTGGCCCGGTTTGCTGTTGAGAGCCAATACCCCCGGCAGTCTGGTGCTAGAGGGGCCGTGGGATGGCTTCAGCGCCGGACTGTTCACCTACGCCCTCACCCAAGGTCTATGGGAAGCCGCAGCGGATCCCAATCCCAAGCTGCTGATCCAGCGGACGGGGGATCGGCTCCAGCGCTGGACTGGGCCGGATGAAGTCCCAACCCTGGGGAATGTGCTGGTGCCCAAGGCCGTGACTATGCCCTACAGCTTGCCCCCAGATCAGCCCAATGCGGCAGGCATAGCGCAACCCGCCGACCAACGCAGCCTCGACCTTTGGCTGGGCGGGCTCTCGCCAGAACTACTGCCCTACCTCCAGCCCGGATCTCGGTTTACCATCCCCAATCCTCTCGCTGCCGATGCCGCTACGTCTACGGAGTCCACGGTCCCCGATGTCTTCCCCGATCCTGGTTTAGACCTGCGGCTAGAGTCGCGTACGGGCCTCCATGGCATCGCCAAACCCGTGATGGCCGATGCCCCCCTACCCACCACGGCCCAGCCGCTGTACGAAACAGTGCGCCTGTTGCCCACCAACCTTTCCCTCGGTGTGGCCCTAGATGCCCAACTTAAACGGGTGGAGCGAGTGGATGCTACCAGCGCTCTAGCAGGGTTGCCCTTCGTGACGGCCCAAACTGCGGGAGATCACAGTGCCGACGCGCTGTTTGGGCGTTTGCCCTTGGGGCCTGTGGGTCGCGCCAACGAAAGTGACCGTCCGGCCTCCCCAGATCGGCAAACAGAAAGCAGCTATGGTTTGTTTGCCCCCAATCGCACCCTGGTGCCGGGGACTATGCTAGCCAAGGATGAGGCGGTCAAAACCGCTATTACGCGCCTGACGCCCACCCTGCGTTCCCTATTGGCCCTGAAGCTGATCCGCCTGACCCAAAACCGCTTTGCCTCTGGGCTTGCGGCCTCAGTGGCGGTGGAAGCCGTTGGCCCCAAGCCCACGGTGCTGCTGCGCCAACAGACAGAAGCCAGCCGCCGCACCCACCCCGGCCTCACCGATCCCGGCAACGGCCCCACTCGCCTCAACCTGCCACGGGATACCCGGTTCCAGTATCGCATCACCAACCATAGCGCAGTGCCCCTATACGTGATGGTGATTCGGTTCAATAGCCAAGGAGACTGCTCGGCTTTGGTGGTGCCCCCTGAAGAGAGCGGTAATACCGACGAGACCCAGCTTATCCTGCCGCCCTTGGCTCCTCGACAAACCCTGTTGGTGCCCAATCAGGCCAACGGCTGGGGCATTCTGGGGTCTACCGCCTGGGTTGAGACACACATTGTTCTCAGCGCCCAACCCCTGACCTACAGCCTTGCGGTACTCGCTGCCGATGGCGCTTTGCCCCCTCCCCAGGCCGACCTACAGCGGGTTGAGCAACCCCTGAAATTTGCCCAAGCCCTGTTACAAGACCTCCATCATGACGATGCGCTCCCAGAGGGGCGCAGTGTTGGGGATGTTTATGCCCTAGACCATCGACAGTGGGCTACGCTGCATGTCAGCTATGGCATCACCCTGTCCTAG